The sequence below is a genomic window from Patescibacteria group bacterium.
ATATTTTCTAATTCCTCATCAGTGGCTTGCTCAATCTGGCGGCCCAACATAGTCTTTCCAGAAAGCCCAATCTGTCTGGCGACTGCTATGGCCGTTTCCTGATAATCGCCGGTAATTAACTTAACCCCAATACCAGCCTGCCGGCAATTGTCAATGGCTTCCTTGACTTCTTCGCGCGGCGGATCATCCATACCCAAAAGACCCAAAAAAATTAAGTCCTCTTCAAAATCATCTTTATTAAATTTCTTAATTGGTTTATAAGCCACGGCTAAAGTACGCATTGATTTTTTGGCTAACGATTCCTGAATTTTTTCTATACGCTCACGGCTTTTTTGATTCAGATGTTTTCGGCCCTGGCTAGTCTCTATAAAAGAGCATTTATCAATCATCATTTCCAGAGCTCCCTTAGTATAAACAAAATTTCCTTCAGGCGTTCGACAGAGTACAGACATTTTTTTGCGTTCAGAATTAAAGGGTATTTCTTCCGCTCGTTCGGCCATTAAATCATCTTTAAAAATCCCGGCTTTAGCAGCCATGACCAAGAGAGCCGCCTCAGTCACACTGCCAATAGGATGATAAACACTTTTTTCGCCGGTCCGCTTGATAGCAGCATCATTACATAAAACACTAGCCGTTAAAAGACGGCTGATAACCGGATTTTCAAGCGGTTTAATTATTTTGTCTTTAATAGAAAATTCGCCTTCGGCTTCAAAACCCGCCCCGGAAACACTGATCAGGCCCTCCTCACTCCAGATTTTGCTGACGGTCATTTCCCCTCGGGTTAGAGTGCCGGTTTTATCACAGCAAATAACAGTTGTTTCTCCCAAAGTTTCAATAATAGACATCCGGTTGACAATAGCATTTTTTTTAGCCATACGATGAGCGCCAACTGACAGAGTAGAGATTAAAACAACTGGAAATCCCTCGGGAAAAGCTGAAATAGAAAGAGCAATTACTAAAATTATAATATTATAGATGTGTTCCTGAGAGAAAACAGAAGTTCGGAAGAGCATCAAAGCACCAGTAGCCACAGAAATAACTACGGCCACAATAACCATATAGAGGGCAATGCGATTGATTTTTTTTTGCAGAGGAAGCTCTTTCACCGACTCGCTAATACTGCGGGAAATTTCTCCGAATTTTGTGTTCATACCAGTATGAACAACCATTGCCAAACAATGCCCGTAAAAAACATAAGTACCCATAAAAACCTGATTTTCCGCTTTGGCTTTATTTATATTCTTGACCGCAAATTTCCGGACCTCTTTTGATTCACCGGTTAAAGTAGATTCATTTACCTGTAATTCTTTTTCTTCAATGACCACGGCATCAGCCGGTATTTTTTCTCCGGTTCGCAAAACTAAAACATCACCAGAGACAATTTCAGAAGAGGGAATTTCAACTTCCACTCCGTCTCTTTTTACCACAGAAATTGGCAAAAGCATGCCTTTGAGGGCTTTAATGGCTTTTTCTGACCGGTATTCCTGTATAAAGCCGGTAACAATTATAACTAAAATCACCGCTATAACTGTATAAGCAGTAATTGATTTATCAACCATAAAGGAAAGAATCACCGCCCCTAAAAGTAAGTAAACAACAAAATTCCCCCTAATTTGGCGGAGAAAAATAAAAAAAGGCGAAACGTTACCAACCGAATGGATTTCATTAGGACCATACCGGGCTAGTAATTTTTTTGCCTTATGGGTAGAGAGGCCGTTTGTAGATGGTTTTTGTTTTTGTTTTTTCATTATTTTAATTTTACAGCCTAACTACATTATAACATAAATAAGCGTTTTTTTCAAATGCTTGTATTAGTCCAACCGATTCATTTGACAATAACAAAACACTTTTATAATATTAAAATAGAGCCGAACTGGTAGTCTAATCGCTAAAGACTACCAGGAGATCTGAGAGTCACAAAGAGAGTTCATTCGAAAAGCAGCAAGGAGGAGCACAAAAACCGCTTTACACAAGTAAAGCGCCGGAAATTCCTGAAAAGGAATATTCCTCTTATTTTTTCCTTTCTATTTTTCTTTTCTCTTGGTACGCGTAAGAACCTCAGTGGTCAAGCCCAGTAAAAATGAATTGTTTGACTCTCAGATCTTACTGAGGTTAAATTAAATGTTCTTTAAACCCGCCTTGCGGGTTTTTTTCTTATTTGCTAAAATACTCTAACTATAAACAGCTTACAAGCTCTTTGAAAAAATATAAGATAAAAATTTTAGGAGGTCAAAAAATGTTCTTTAAAACCTGTCTGCAAGACTTGCCTGGTAAACCTGAATATAAATTTGTAAATTTTAGAGACGTAAATCCCTTATCCGGTACTGATAAATTTCGTAATCTCGGTCTGTCCAACAAAGCTATGACAATTCTCCAAAAAAGACTTTTGCAGTATGTACGTAATCTACCGGTTAAACTGCCACAGGCCACGGCTTTCAGAAAAAAATGTTCGATTGATAAAAATGTCAAAAAACACAGAAACAGAAGATATTTGTATATCTTTGATATAGCTAAAGCCTTTCCGAGCGTCAATATTGAGAAATTAGCTCAAATAATTTGCCAAATTGACCCCGGTCTTTTCGGTCAGGAGAAACTTGTTAGCCATTTTCTATCTTCTTACTGTCAGCATCCAAACGGCGGTTTGGTAATAGGGGCCAATGCCTCACCGGCTCTTTTTAATCTTTATGCCGGTATCCTAATTGATTCACCCTTGTCTTCTCTCTGTCAAAAATACAGCCTTCTTTATAGCCGCTATTCAGATGATTTAATTTTTTCTGCTAAAAGCCATCCTATTGGACGTGGCAAAAGAAGAGCTATTCGTCAAGTAGTTATCAAGGCTGGCTTTTCCATTCAGCATAGTAAGGCAAAAGTTATTGATCTTAATAAGGGGCCGGTGGTTATAAATGGTATTGGTATCAAAAGAAACGGAGATTTATATATTCCCCGCTCTTACTTGCGAAAAATTCGCGGTCTTATTCATTTAGCCAGGGAAAATCCTGATCTAAGACCAATGGTACATGGCCTGATGGGAAACTTTTGGACTTTCACCAGCACCACTTCGTTTAACCAAACAGAAAAAAAGCTTATCCAAGCTTATCGACAGCTACAAAAACTTGAAAAAGACCAGAGACTCTAATGCAAATTAGAGTCTTTTTTTATATTAAAATATTTTATAAATCAACTCCGTATTCTGAACTAAACCCAGCCTGTTAGCCTTTGGCTGACTTTTGGCAAGGACTTTTTTTCAAAGATAACCCAGAATAATGGGGTGCTTTTCCGCTTGCCTAACGGCGAGCAGACTTTTTGCCCTTTTGCTTTTCGGCGGAGTTTATCCCGCTGAATAGCGGGGCCCGATTTTTTTGGCAGGGTTTGAGGCTGTGCCAGTTAAAAACTGGCGTGCCACTTATATTTATTTAATCAAACTCCAGTTATTGAGGAAATATCCCATTTCATATCCACTTCCAAGGAAAATTTTATTTTCTCTAATCTTTATCAAAAGCGCAAAGCCAGTTTTTTTGTTTACTTCATAAATTGCGCCTTCTTTTATTTTTCTTTCTATTTCGCTTGAAGGTATGATTAAAAATTTGTTTTCTTCTCCTTTTAATACAAAAACATAAAAAATATTTCCTTGATTGTAGCGTTCAAACGATACTCGGCGGATATGAAAATTATAGGCATTAAATTTATTGATATTTGAAGTTTTAACTTGAATGCCAAAAAATTTATCATTCTTAATTGCGGAAATATCCACTCCAACATCTACGCTCATTATACTAGCGTTGAATCCGCGAAAAAGCAGTTCCGAGCAAACTAAATGCTCTCCGCCTTTGCCGGTAAATCCGCCTTTAATCACAATTTTTTCTTCTTCGGCTTTTTCCGCCTCAATAATCTTTGGCGTTTCTTTGATTTCTTTTTTGTTTGAATTGAGCGCAAAAGTTCCAGGCGCAGTCCTAATAAAGTCTGAGCCCTCGCCTTTGTTTTTTATATCCACCACAATTTGCGCGTTCATCGTTGCTTCTGGTGTTGCGCCCTCGGTTTCCAAAATACCGGATTCCAAAGCCAGCCGAGTAATTTCAGCATAGTGCAAAGGCGTTTTTGCCTTCTCTAATATTTCAATCGCTGATTGTTTGAATGTGTTCATAGTTATTTCTTTTTGTAATTCTTGTCTAAAATCTTGTAGCATTCTGTGGAATAAAAGTATTGGTCACTAGGCTTTGGGTTCTTATAATTTGCTGGCCATTGATCAGCATATTTTTTATCTACTTTCAAAATATTTCTTTTAAGATCATTGAATTTTTTTCCTTGTCTGAAATCAGAATATCTTGCTTTACAACTTTTTAATAAGTCTGAGTGATCTAATGTGTACTTACTTTTAAAAGCAGATTCCTGCTCAATTTTAAAAGCTGGTGCGTTTAGATCATCGGTTATTTGAACACCTATGCCATTTTTAATTTTTCCTGCAATTATTGAAACTGGTTTAACATCTCCAATAAGTCTTAATACAGGCTTTCCTTTTTCTTGGAAATTACCTTGATTTATAAATTTCAATTTTGGAATCAGTTTTTTATCTATAACAAGCGTTCCGCCTTTTCCTGTTATTTCTCCACCGATAGTATCCATAATCGCCGCATTTGTCGGGCCAATTTTTGAGATTTTTTCAAAATGCTCTAACCAGCTTTTTCTCTCTTCTTCTTTAACAAAATCGAACATCGCTTTTAGTTCAGGATATTTTATTCCTTCACTTCTCGCATTGTAGCGATAATAAATATCAGCCTCTTTTAATTTGCCGTCATTTTTAAGACATACAATCGGTTTTGATTTTGTTTGTTGCGTATATAATAAACCAATCTTTTTCGTCTTTACTCTTATTACAAATTTTTCGAAGATAATTTCAGGAGCAAAAACATTATTTAGATACGCAGTAATTTTAGCTTCGTCCACATCCTCAAAATTATTACTTTGAAGTCCGACAAGATTACGCGGTCTATCTTTTACGCCAAAAACGATATAGCCACCTTTATTATTAGCAAAGGCGACCATACTTTTGGCGTATTTATCCTTTGAGTTCCAGTTAAACGATTCTTTAAATTCAAGCCAACCACTCTCGCGCGAGATTATTCTATCCCCGATAGTTTCGTGAAATGAAAAAATTTTGTTATATTCATCACTATTTTTAAAATCATTATTCATGGCATTTTAAATTAAGAACTCCACTCATCAGCAAAAAGCTCGGCTTGTTTTAAGATATTTTCCGTTGCCATTTTTTGCTTGTCAGGCGGATAGCCGTATTGGCGCAAAATTCTTTTTACAATTACACGAAGTTTCGCCTGCCCGCCTCCTCACAGCCCTTGGACGCAGAACCTAAATGTGGAATTGGCTTTGAACTGTTGAACAAAATCCACTGGTTTGCCTTTGGCGGATGTTTGGCTCTGAAATTTTTTTGGGGGGCTACAAGTTAAAGGGTGAGGTTAGAATGAATGTATCGTTTTGTACTCAACATTCTTACAATAATTTATTTTCTTTTTGAAATCGTACCATGTGTCCCTTGTTATTTCTTCCTTAAGAATACTTTTTATATCCATCAGACGACCACTACTATACGAAAATAAATCATTCTCCAAATCATGAAGTTCTTTACAAAATTGATACTCGTCAGAACCCATCAAATTTTTCTTCTTTTTCTTTAATTCAAAAAATTCTTTGTTGATCTCCAAATATCTCTTATTTAATTCATCTATTTTGGCAATAATATTTTTCTCCTGCTCGGTCCTTTTGTGTTTATTCAAAAGCAGTCCCAAGTAAACTAATTTTTCTAATACCCTTGGATGATTATATCCGTATCCAAGAGTTACCTTTTCAAAATGCTGATTTATTAATCTTGCATATAGCTCTATCAAGTATTCTATATCAAATTTCTTATTTTTAAGATTATGGCTAATTTCTCTCAATAAAATTTCCGAAACTTGCTCAAGATTGAATAAAAAACTTTCTTCTACTTTATCCGTTTTTTGAAAATACCAATTCAATGCATAAAACTGAGTTTTGTATATTTTATTTAAATCCAAATCACTAAAATTACTCTTAATTCCATAAATAATGTTTATGTTATTTTCTATGGACTGAATAATTGGTAAGCCAACCTGCTTATTTTCTAATCCCACATCCCTTGCCAAATCAAGAAGGAAATCGCTCCATCTCTCCAATAATCGTACAAACTTATCTAAACTTTCCTTCTTCTGCTTTTCCTCTTTTATTCCAATAATCCAATTTATTACACCCCCTTGCCATGCATGAAAGCTAATAAATAATTCACTCGCAGACAAACTTAGCCGATTGCTTGCAACTGATAATAATAAAATATTTTTCTTTAATTTTTTGAATAAATCGTTCCAAAAAATCTCATTGTGCTCATATCTATTCCAAGCAATCTTAATTTGGTTAAAGTAAATGTTTACGAGTTCTTTTAGAAATGTCTCTTGGTTGTTAGAAAGACATGCTATAGAAATTTTATTTATGACTTGATTTATTTGACTCGTAGTAAAATATTCATCGGTTTTTTGCAGTACAAAGTTTGATACATTGGACACAGATTTAATAGATTCCCAAATCCAATCGTTTTCTTTCGAGACCAATAATTTTTCGATAAACCCGATATAGTATGCCGATATCAAATTTGGTAGTGGATTTCCCTTGTGATTACCAAGATTTTTATCAGCGTATTTTATATTTAGAGAATTAGCTAAAATATTTTCGTAAATATTCAGTAAATAATAAACATTTTCTTTCCTTTTCTCCTGAATAATCCTGTCGCTCATTGATTGTAAGTACTCCAGTATTTTAGCTGTGAACCCCTCATCATCAAAAGAATAGGTACCCCAAAAAGAGGCAGGTATTCTGATAAAATTTTTGTTTCTCAAACTCAAATGTTTTAGGTAGATGTCGCGAATATATTTTACTGTTAGGTTAAAAGAGTTGATCTCATTTTTTGCCAACAATCTCAGACCAATCTCGTATAAATATTTAACATTTTCTGAAACAATCAAATGCCAATTAGGATTAGATTTATACTGCACATCTAAAGAAAAATCCTTATTCTCCTTTTCATATTCAAAAATCTTATTTTGAATGTATGCATGTTTTTTAAATTCTTTATTTACTTTTTCCAGATGATTTATGGCATTGTTTCTAATTTTTGTTAAAGTCGTTTCTGGATTTATTCGTTTTCTTAATTCTTTGTAGAGATTGTAGATTAAGTAAAATGCGACAAATAAAATACCTAATAATACTTCTAACACATAATTTTTGAGAAAAATGGGCGTAAAAAATGCCGTTATTGTAAGAAACACTAATAACCAAAAGAATACTTTTTCCTTAACATCTTGGATAAATTTATTTAGATATTGAGTGGAGAATAAATCAGCTGTACTTTGTAAAATAAAGGTGGAAAAAGAAAATACGATA
It includes:
- a CDS encoding cation-transporting P-type ATPase; protein product: MKKQKQKPSTNGLSTHKAKKLLARYGPNEIHSVGNVSPFFIFLRQIRGNFVVYLLLGAVILSFMVDKSITAYTVIAVILVIIVTGFIQEYRSEKAIKALKGMLLPISVVKRDGVEVEIPSSEIVSGDVLVLRTGEKIPADAVVIEEKELQVNESTLTGESKEVRKFAVKNINKAKAENQVFMGTYVFYGHCLAMVVHTGMNTKFGEISRSISESVKELPLQKKINRIALYMVIVAVVISVATGALMLFRTSVFSQEHIYNIIILVIALSISAFPEGFPVVLISTLSVGAHRMAKKNAIVNRMSIIETLGETTVICCDKTGTLTRGEMTVSKIWSEEGLISVSGAGFEAEGEFSIKDKIIKPLENPVISRLLTASVLCNDAAIKRTGEKSVYHPIGSVTEAALLVMAAKAGIFKDDLMAERAEEIPFNSERKKMSVLCRTPEGNFVYTKGALEMMIDKCSFIETSQGRKHLNQKSRERIEKIQESLAKKSMRTLAVAYKPIKKFNKDDFEEDLIFLGLLGMDDPPREEVKEAIDNCRQAGIGVKLITGDYQETAIAVARQIGLSGKTMLGRQIEQATDEELENIISEKVIFARVKPEHKLRLVQALKTNGEIVTMTGDGVNDAPALKEAHIGVAMGKNGTDVSRSVADLTLKDDNFATIVYAIREGRTIFKNIRKFVAYQLSVNVAELLIIFVGVLLAPFLGWLVPLLLALQILFMNLVTDNFPAITLGLNPSSGDLMSEKPRKKARILTKDFALLLLGNGLFMALLTLISFYISFNILGYDIVYSRTVALATLISLEIASAFNFRSFRKGVFGRSLFVNPYLVYASLISLVATIIIIYTPARHIFETAPIGISGWLMPVLSFIVLWLVFDLWKLFNNRYHWLDFES
- a CDS encoding reverse transcriptase domain-containing protein, which translates into the protein MFFKTCLQDLPGKPEYKFVNFRDVNPLSGTDKFRNLGLSNKAMTILQKRLLQYVRNLPVKLPQATAFRKKCSIDKNVKKHRNRRYLYIFDIAKAFPSVNIEKLAQIICQIDPGLFGQEKLVSHFLSSYCQHPNGGLVIGANASPALFNLYAGILIDSPLSSLCQKYSLLYSRYSDDLIFSAKSHPIGRGKRRAIRQVVIKAGFSIQHSKAKVIDLNKGPVVINGIGIKRNGDLYIPRSYLRKIRGLIHLARENPDLRPMVHGLMGNFWTFTSTTSFNQTEKKLIQAYRQLQKLEKDQRL
- a CDS encoding winged helix-turn-helix domain-containing protein, encoding MNTFKQSAIEILEKAKTPLHYAEITRLALESGILETEGATPEATMNAQIVVDIKNKGEGSDFIRTAPGTFALNSNKKEIKETPKIIEAEKAEEEKIVIKGGFTGKGGEHLVCSELLFRGFNASIMSVDVGVDISAIKNDKFFGIQVKTSNINKFNAYNFHIRRVSFERYNQGNIFYVFVLKGEENKFLIIPSSEIERKIKEGAIYEVNKKTGFALLIKIRENKIFLGSGYEMGYFLNNWSLIK
- a CDS encoding ATP-binding protein is translated as MNNDFKNSDEYNKIFSFHETIGDRIISRESGWLEFKESFNWNSKDKYAKSMVAFANNKGGYIVFGVKDRPRNLVGLQSNNFEDVDEAKITAYLNNVFAPEIIFEKFVIRVKTKKIGLLYTQQTKSKPIVCLKNDGKLKEADIYYRYNARSEGIKYPELKAMFDFVKEEERKSWLEHFEKISKIGPTNAAIMDTIGGEITGKGGTLVIDKKLIPKLKFINQGNFQEKGKPVLRLIGDVKPVSIIAGKIKNGIGVQITDDLNAPAFKIEQESAFKSKYTLDHSDLLKSCKARYSDFRQGKKFNDLKRNILKVDKKYADQWPANYKNPKPSDQYFYSTECYKILDKNYKKK